The following nucleotide sequence is from Pseudarthrobacter psychrotolerans.
ACCGAAAGGTTCAGCGAACCGTTGATGGCGGCCTTCATGCCCGACGTACCGCACGCCTCCAAGGGGCGGAGCGGGTTGTTGAGCCACACGTCGCAGCCCGGGAAAAGTGTCCTGGCCATCGCGATGTCGTAGTTCGGCAGGAAGGCGATGCGGTGGCGGACCTCGGGGTCGTCGGTGAAGCGGACCAGATCCTGGATCATCTTCTTCCCGGCATCATCCGCCGGGTGGGACTTTCCGGCGATAACCAGCTGGATCGGGTGCTCCGCATGCAGCAGCAAGGCCTTGAGCCGGTCCGGCTCGCGAAGCATCAGCGTCAGGCGCTTGTAGGTGGGGACGCGCCGGGCGAAGCCGATGGTAAGGACATCGGGGTCCAGGACGCTGTCGGTCCAGCCAAGCTCGGCGTCGGCGGCACCGCGCTTCTTCCACGCGGCCCGGAGCCGGCGGCGCACGTCCTCCACCAGTGCTGTGCGCATTTCACGGCGCAGCGCCCAGACGTCCGCGTCGCTGACGTTGTAGGCAAGGTCCCAGCGGCCCATGGCTTCAGCCTCGGAGCCGAACTGTTCCCGCGCGAGCCGGGAGATGCGCCCGTCCACCCACGTTGGCACGTGCACTCCGTTGGTAACGGACGTGATGGGCACCTCGGAGTGGTCGAACCCGGGCCACAGCGCCGAGAACATTCCGCGGGATACCTCGCCGTGCAGTTTGGCGACGCCGTTGGCCCGCTGTGCCAGCCGGAGCCCCATCACGGCCATGTTAAAGACTGACGGATTGCCGTCGGCGTAGTTTTCCCGGCCCAGTTCCAGGATCCGGTCCACCGGTACCGTGGGCGCAAGCCCCGCCTGGAAGAAGTGGTGGATCTGGGAAATCTCGAAACGGTCGATGCCTGCCGGAACGGGAGTGTGGGTGGTGAAAACGGTTGACGCCCGGCCGGCGGCGAGGGCTTCGTCGAAGCTGAGGGCGGCGTCGCCGTCCATCAGTTCCTGGATGCGCTCAATGCCCAGGAAGCCGGCGTGGCCCTCATTGGTGTGGAACACCTCCGGCGCCGCGGTCCCGGTCAGCTGCTGGTAGGCGCGCAGCGCCTTGACTCCGCCCATGCCCAGCAGGAGCTCCTGCTGCAGCCGGTGGTCTCCTCCGCCGCCGTAGAGGCGGTCGGTGATGCCGCGGGCGGCGTCGTCGTTGCCGGGAACGTTGGAGTCCAGCAGCAGCAGGGGAACGCGTCCGACGTCGGCACGCCAGATGTGTGCCAGTAGCCGGCGCCCGTTGGGGAGCGGGAGCGATATCTGCAGTGGCCGGCCATTGCCGTCGGGGGACGGCTCGCGGAGGAGTGTGAGGGGCAGTCCGTCAGGGTCGAGGACCGGATAGGTTTCCTGCTGCCAGGCGTCGCGGGAAAGGGACTGCTTGAAGTAGCCGGCCTGGTACAGCAGGCCAACGCCGATCAGGGGCACGCCGAGGTCCGAGGCGGCCTTGAGGTGGTCGCCGGCCAGGATGCCCAGGCCGCCGGAGTACTGCGGCAGGACTTCGGTGATGCCAAATTCGGGGGAGAAGTATGCGATCGCGGCGGGGGCATCCTCGCCCAGGCCCTGGTACCAGCGGGCCTGCTCAAGGTACCGGTCAAGGTCCTCGGCGGCGGCCCGGACCTGGTCCACCACCGACTGGTCGGCGGCGAGGCGCTGGAACTCTTCGCGGCTGACCCGGCCCAGGAAACTGATGGGATCCTGGCCGGATTCCTCCCAGATGCGGGGGTTCAGGGCCGCGAAAAGTTCACGGGTGGGCCGGTGCCAGGACCAGCGCAGGTTGGTGGCCAACCGGGCCAGAGGCCTGATGGGTTCCGGGAGGACTGTTCTGACGGTAAATCTGCGGATTGCCTTCACCTGCGCCACACTAACCGACAACATCAACGTCCGGAACCGCATTGGCTTTCTTTTAGGTAAATGACAGTTGGCGTCGCGGATAAGTCGAATCGCGGCGACAAAATGCAGCGCAGGCTTAGCAATCCGGACCATTTCTCGCTAACGTCGAGCCTGTGACGACTAACTCAGTAACCCCTGCCGCCTCAAAGAAAAAGCCGAAGGGCAAAATCACCGACGGACTAAGATTCGGCCGGTTTCCGATCACCGCCGTGGAGCCTGTGGTGGAGGGTGGAAAGTATCCGGCCAAGGCACTGCCGGGGGAGGGAATTGTGGTGGGCGCCACCGCTTTCCGGGAGGGGCATGACCAACTGGGTGTCAGCGCGGTCCTCTTGGATCCCCGGGGGAAGGAACGCCAGCGCGTCAGGCTGGCGCCGCCCAAGGGGGAACGCGGCCTCGGCACGGACCGCTGGGAGGGCATCCTCACGCCGTCGGCCGTTGGAAACTGGACCTTCCTCATTGAAGCCTGGCACGACCGCTACGGAACCTGGCACCACAACGCCGAGGTCAAGGTAGCGGCAGGCATCGACGTGGAGCTGATGCTCGCCGAAGGTTCAGCGTTGCTTTCAGATGCGGCCGCCGACGCCTCCCGCAATGCGTCGGACCGGCGCACCCTGCGCATGGCGTCTTCCATTCTGGCGAACGGGTCCCTCACCGATGAGGAACGCCTGGCAGCCGGCTTCGGCGCGGACGTGGCCGCCGTGGTGGACCGTCAGCCGATCCGCGAACTGGTCACCGTTTCCGAGCAGTTCCCGCTGCTGGTGGAGCGCGATCTCGCAGGCCGGGGAGCCTGGTACGAATTCTTCCCCCGGTCCGAAGGCGCCGTCAGGGACGCCGCCACCGGGGCATGGACGTCCGGGAATTTCCGGACCGCAGCGAAGCGGCTGGACGCGGTGGCGGAAATGGGCTTCGACGTGCTCTACATGCCGCCGATCCACCCCATTGGCGTCCAGCACCGCAAGGGCCCCAACAACACGCTGATTGCCGGCCCGCACGATCCCGGCTCGCCCTGGGCCATCGGCGCCAAGGAGGGCGGCCACGACGCCATCCACCCGGAGCTGGGCACGTTCGAGGACTTCGACGCTTTTGTGGCCCGCGCCAACGAACTGGGCCTGGAAGTCGCCCTGGACCTGGCGCTGCAGGCCGCGCCGGACCACCCCTGGGTACAGTCCAACCCGGAATGGTTTACCACCCGGGTGGACGGCAGCATCGCATATGCGGAAAACCCGCCCAAGAAATACCAGGATATTTTCCCGCTCAATTTCGATAATGATCCGGAAGGGCTTGCGAAGGAGATCCTGCGGGTCGTGTTGCTGTGGGTCAGCCACGGCGTGAAGATCTTCCGGGTGGATAATCCGCACACCAAACCTGTGTGGTTCTGGGAATGGCTCATTGGCCAGGTCAACAAAAAGACCCCCGGCGTGGTGTTCCTCGCGGAAGCGTTCACGCGCCCGGCCATGATGCACGCCCTGGGCCGGGCGGGCTTCCAGCAGTCCTACACCTACTTCACCTGGCGGAACACCAAGAAGGAACTGGAAACCTACTTCACGGAAGTCAGCCACGAGTCGCCGGCGTACTTCCGGCCCAACTTTTTTGTCAACACGCCGGACATCCTCACTGAATACCTGCAGTTCGGCGGTCCGGCAGCGTTCAAGATCCGGGCCGCATTGGCCGCCACCGCCAGCCCGCTGTGGGGCGTTTATGCCGGCTTCGAACTGTATGAGCATGTTGCCCGCCCCGGCGCGGAAGAGTACATCGACAACGAGAAATTCGAATACAAGGCCCGTGACTGGGATGCTGCCGCGGCTTCGGGCCGCACCTTGGCGCCGTACCTGACCAGGCTCAACGCGATCAGGCACAACCACCCGGCGCTGCTGGACCTGCAGAACCTCACGGTCCACCACAGCACCGATGACGCCACGGTGGTGTACTCCAAGCACAAGACCCTGCCGGACGGCACCAAGGACACCATCATTGTGGTGGTCAACGTTGATCCGCACGGCACCCGGGAGAGCACCATTTCACTGGACCTGGCGGCCCTGGAACTTGACCCCGAAGACCTGTCTGCCAATGGCGGGTTCCGGGTGGAGGACCTCATTTCCGGCGAATCCTGGGAATGGGGCGAATACAACTACGTCCGCCTGGACGCACATGTCGAGCCCGCACACGTCCTGAGCGTGAGGAGATTGCATCAGTGAGCTTCAATCCGCCGAGTTCCGGTCAGCATTTCACCCCCAAGAGCACGTTTGAGCTAAACGCCCCCGGCCTGCCCCACGATCCGCTGTGGTATAGGAAGGCCGTGTTCTATGAGGTGCTGGTGCGGGCCTTCGCGGATGCGAACGGAGACGGTTCGGGCGACTTCTCCGGCCTGATCGACAGGCTGGATTACCTGCAGTGGCTTGGCGTGGACTGCCTGTGGCTGCCGCCGTTCTTCCAGT
It contains:
- the glgP gene encoding alpha-glucan family phosphorylase; amino-acid sequence: MKAIRRFTVRTVLPEPIRPLARLATNLRWSWHRPTRELFAALNPRIWEESGQDPISFLGRVSREEFQRLAADQSVVDQVRAAAEDLDRYLEQARWYQGLGEDAPAAIAYFSPEFGITEVLPQYSGGLGILAGDHLKAASDLGVPLIGVGLLYQAGYFKQSLSRDAWQQETYPVLDPDGLPLTLLREPSPDGNGRPLQISLPLPNGRRLLAHIWRADVGRVPLLLLDSNVPGNDDAARGITDRLYGGGGDHRLQQELLLGMGGVKALRAYQQLTGTAAPEVFHTNEGHAGFLGIERIQELMDGDAALSFDEALAAGRASTVFTTHTPVPAGIDRFEISQIHHFFQAGLAPTVPVDRILELGRENYADGNPSVFNMAVMGLRLAQRANGVAKLHGEVSRGMFSALWPGFDHSEVPITSVTNGVHVPTWVDGRISRLAREQFGSEAEAMGRWDLAYNVSDADVWALRREMRTALVEDVRRRLRAAWKKRGAADAELGWTDSVLDPDVLTIGFARRVPTYKRLTLMLREPDRLKALLLHAEHPIQLVIAGKSHPADDAGKKMIQDLVRFTDDPEVRHRIAFLPNYDIAMARTLFPGCDVWLNNPLRPLEACGTSGMKAAINGSLNLSVMDGWWDEMYDGENGWAIPTANNDASPEERDDIEAAALYELLETQVAPRFYGNTVSDSAGAAGPSTTGTEKVPTHWVSMIKHTLSHLGPAVSAERMLHDYVNLLYRPAAEAGRRAVADSYAQARVLAAWTAKVRSAWPLLHVEHVDSVGVSEDPQIGDTLQVNAYIALHTLSPEDVSVEVAYGRAEESDTLADVTLIELSSKEDLGDGRHLFSGSLLIDRSGPFGYTVRVLPRHEALASKAELGLIVNA
- a CDS encoding alpha-1,4-glucan--maltose-1-phosphate maltosyltransferase, coding for MTTNSVTPAASKKKPKGKITDGLRFGRFPITAVEPVVEGGKYPAKALPGEGIVVGATAFREGHDQLGVSAVLLDPRGKERQRVRLAPPKGERGLGTDRWEGILTPSAVGNWTFLIEAWHDRYGTWHHNAEVKVAAGIDVELMLAEGSALLSDAAADASRNASDRRTLRMASSILANGSLTDEERLAAGFGADVAAVVDRQPIRELVTVSEQFPLLVERDLAGRGAWYEFFPRSEGAVRDAATGAWTSGNFRTAAKRLDAVAEMGFDVLYMPPIHPIGVQHRKGPNNTLIAGPHDPGSPWAIGAKEGGHDAIHPELGTFEDFDAFVARANELGLEVALDLALQAAPDHPWVQSNPEWFTTRVDGSIAYAENPPKKYQDIFPLNFDNDPEGLAKEILRVVLLWVSHGVKIFRVDNPHTKPVWFWEWLIGQVNKKTPGVVFLAEAFTRPAMMHALGRAGFQQSYTYFTWRNTKKELETYFTEVSHESPAYFRPNFFVNTPDILTEYLQFGGPAAFKIRAALAATASPLWGVYAGFELYEHVARPGAEEYIDNEKFEYKARDWDAAAASGRTLAPYLTRLNAIRHNHPALLDLQNLTVHHSTDDATVVYSKHKTLPDGTKDTIIVVVNVDPHGTRESTISLDLAALELDPEDLSANGGFRVEDLISGESWEWGEYNYVRLDAHVEPAHVLSVRRLHQ